A segment of the Myxocyprinus asiaticus isolate MX2 ecotype Aquarium Trade chromosome 10, UBuf_Myxa_2, whole genome shotgun sequence genome:
ACTGAGAGatttttttcatctgttataATGACTATTGTACAACAAATTTCGACTTGAAAAATGAGAGAGAAATGTATTCATGGACACATTTTATTAATGCAAGGTATAGTATATGTAAGGCAATAAAgtatcaaaatgtcagaataagaaaaatatagaaataaGAAATGAAACAGCAGGTTACAAAAGAATATTCTTAATTACTTATATTTTCAATTACAATATAAATTacaatgttaaattaaaataaaaactttaaatattaaaaggATCTAATGAATTAAATATCTTTATGATTGATCATTAGTTGTTATCAGTGGATTTAATTACACATCACAATCATACAGTTTATTGATCTTCATTATGTCCAAGTCACTGGGCCCAAATCTCTGACCAATCTTCACGTTCCATGTCCGTTTTGGTACAATGGTCGGACCACCATCTTCAGTGTAGGCATACCTGAGATGACAAAGAATGTAATAATATAACTGCGGTTTCTTTTGTCCCTAAAGTTCCGAATAGTTTCTAATTGATGTTATCTAAAATATCTCCATACCTTCCAAAGTGCATGATAGAGCTGTAGTCATAAGGGGTGTCCAAGTTGTTTGTTTTGAACTTTTCAAAATTTCTCACCCTGTCTACATTTACAAAAAGATGAATCTGTGAATACCAATACAATTCGAAAATGAATATGAGAATATAGGAATGTTACTTTGCTACTTTACCTTTCCATATATTTGACCACATGACTGTGACATACTTGTCCCGGTCGGCTCGTGATTGCTCATGCACAAAGCCCAGGGCATGCATTAGCTGATGGGAGGTGACCCCTGACCCAGTACAGTCGGGTGTCTGTAGAGAAAGGGTTTGTCTACCACCACGTGCCCCCAGATATGACCAGCACCTATATGTCAATCATCACATCCataatatttacaatttaaaaaatattaatactgACAAACTGAGACAGAAAATTAAGGAGAGCTTGGGACAGAAATGCCCCAAAAATTTTCAATCATCCTCTTTAGATCTGTATCATTTTTTGTAGTATTCTGTTTAGATTGAGAATTGatgttaatgaattgattaaattgaagtatgaTATAAACGGATAAGAAAGTATATTTTAATTTGGTTAGTAAATAACATAccctcattaaaggaatattccaggttcaatacaagtcaagctcaatcgacagcatgtggcatactgttgattaccataaaaaataatttcgactcatcccaccttttctttaaaaaaagctaaactttGGGTTCCAGTgatccacttacaatggaagtgaatgggggccaatccataaatgttaaaatacaatttcaaaagtatagcacaagatgtaaacaatgtgtgtaaatatgattttagtgtgataaaatcacttactaaccttttctgtgtaaagttagccaATAtaacaacttagttgccatgatggtgcactgtcaacaaaccctaaaacaactgttaaaatgacagtttaaacaactttacagctcaaataatacatgagttttaaaagaagaattaatgcaagtgcttttataaaattataagcttcacatttctgcttttaaagcctccaaaaattggccccattcatttccattgtaagtgcttcactgtaaccttgatttttgctttttttaaagaaaagaaaggacgagtcaaaatgatcttttatggtaatcaacagtatgccacaaatgctgtcgattgagcttaacttgtcttgaacacggaatattcctttaatataaaaaaatgcagcaaaaactcaaatccagggggcaaatatttccCCTCATGGAAAGGTTCATTTCTGACAGTGCTAAAAAGTATTATGGTCATTGAAAATGCTATACTACCATGTAAAGGCAAACCGCAGTAAatacacattttgtaaaaatctggTCTCTTAGAATATGATCTGTCCTGtcacagatgggtttggctcaaacATGCTCTCAGACTGAGAGAATTTGATTTTATCTAATTGGTTGGATAATCAAAACACTGAAGCCATTTTTAACAGTTTCAGTGGTAGTTACTATGTTTTGCCACTGTAGGGCAGTACAGTACAGTCAGGAAAGAAACATGGTTTTTATACCCTGATTTGTGCTGGATATCCAGGTAGTCCCTTTGGTGTGTTCTGGGCACAAAGCGCACACAGGTGTCACGTTCAATGAGCTCCATCCCTCTCTTAACGCCCATCCTGTCTACATCACCTGTGCAGAGAAATAATTGAAACAAAATAGCAAGATTTTTTACAATGAACTTGGAGAGATCAGTTCCACGTTAGTCAATACAAAGCTCTTGCCGGAGAATTTGTATGAAAACAAAACTGATACAATGTCTGCTTTTCATACTTACTGTACTCAGGAGAGAGTGTGTATGCAATGTACACATGTCCATCCACAGACTTGCTCCACAGACAGCTTCTGGCAAAACAGCTCCTCTGACTCCGACCGGACACAGCTATATCTCCCTCTCTGAGACTAGTGCCATCCACGGAAAAAACACCTACAACAGGAGAGTACTGGTGTTAAAACAGAACAGAAACTTTCACAGATCTGAACAGCCGACATTAGCCATACAGCCTTACCTTGATAGTCATTTACATCAATGATCTTGTCCATGGCAGATTTATTGTTTTCCTCAAGGTGAGCTGGGAAAAGAgattaaagttttatctttttttttttttttaacttttttttttacataaaatgataCACTTTGatgtttaattattaaattacagtttaaTTAATATAATACACCTTACCTGGGTAGCTTCTTCTATTTCTTCTTGCATCAAAAGATGAGCTATAGGATTTCTACCAGTCAAAAACCAGAAATATACAATTTGGTTaatacaacaaagtaaaacaactCATATGCAAAGTGACAAGGTAATATTACCTGAACAGGTAAGGAAAAACATGGCCCTGCTAAGGAAAAGAGAGTGATGATTGCTAGTGAGTGCTGCATGACTGCACAGAGGTTTATGGACTTGTTTAAGCTGTCTGCCTTTTAAATTACTCTTTACCAGCCTCCTCTTACATCATGTCTGCTCTAATGGCCAACCAAGTGTTTCTATTTCTTGTCACGATTATTATTTCCACATATCTACCTACTGTTCTTGTTTCATAATGAACACTGTGATTCTAATTTGAACAAAACACAACCGCCCGAACAGGGACTTGAACCCTGGACCCTCAGATTAAAAGTCTGATGCTCTACCGACTGAGCTATCCGGGCTTCTTCAAACACTCGCTTACAACAGAAATTATAAAATTTCCATGCGGAAGAAAGTGAACTTTTTCGAACACATTCAGTGCATTAAGTGTATAAATTATAAAGTATTCTTATATCTTTATATGAACGTTATATGTTTTCCATATAGCCTTTATTCTAATGATTTGTTTATACACGTTATATGTTATGTACTGATTCATATTTTTTCTGAGTTTGAATTGTATAGAAATAATTAAATTGATGTGCGGGCATGCGTGTATATCGGCTAGCAGCTTTAAACGTATCAGCTTTTTAATCATCAAATCAGACTGAAGGACGGAACTGTCCGTTTTATAAATGGTTGTTTATAtcaggtgaagtatgtaattgcACTTACGTGTAATCAGTGATGTAGTCGGGGCCTTACGCACGGATGCgccgtatgcttacttttttctatttgtgtATAACGACTTAtaaaaggatcaatatttgcgtatacccacttgttttgctgcttctattgctttatttatgttttcctatattttgtggtgttagtcatttgtggtcaagcataacatgtccaccctattaCGAGAAGATttatgggaaattaatataattctaAAATCTCACGCTGAAGAAGTATCAGTTAATAGAGCAATATGTATTGTCATCAAGCGTtaaaaatgggtactgcagtccaaattctatattatatatattgtaattctgaattttgtaggAGGGTCGCGTGACGCCTTGCgagggttggacgtgtgaacagcgagctctgtgcactttgctagtttttcattctttttgtgtcataaacctgtgagat
Coding sequences within it:
- the LOC127447199 gene encoding hatching enzyme 1.2-like isoform X1, with protein sequence MQHSLAIITLFSLAGPCFSLPVQKSYSSSFDARRNRRSYPAHLEENNKSAMDKIIDVNDYQGVFSVDGTSLREGDIAVSGRSQRSCFARSCLWSKSVDGHVYIAYTLSPEYSDVDRMGVKRGMELIERDTCVRFVPRTHQRDYLDIQHKSGCWSYLGARGGRQTLSLQTPDCTGSGVTSHQLMHALGFVHEQSRADRDKYVTVMWSNIWKDRVRNFEKFKTNNLDTPYDYSSIMHFGRYAYTEDGGPTIVPKRTWNVKIGQRFGPSDLDIMKINKLYDCDV
- the LOC127447199 gene encoding hatching enzyme 1.2-like isoform X2, whose protein sequence is MQHSLAIITLFSLAGPCFSLPVQKSYSSSFDARRNRRSYPAHLEENNKSAMDKIIDVNDYQGVFSVDGTSLREGDIAVSGRSQRSCFARSCLWSKSVDGHVYIAYTLSPEYSDVDRMGVKRGMELIERDTCVRFVPRTHQRDYLDIQHKSGCWSYLGARGGRQTLSLQTPDCTGSGVTSHQLMHALGFVHEQSRADRDKYVTVMWSNIWKDRVRNFEKFKTNNLDTPYDYSSIMHFGRYAFSEDGDPTIIPKPDPYIPIGQRDGPSSVDIHKINLLYDCGGMV